From the Deltaproteobacteria bacterium PRO3 genome, the window CGAGCTGCGTCCCCCCGAGCCCTACAAGGGCAAGGGTATCCGTTATTCCGACGAAGTCGTGCGCCGCAAGGCGGGCAAGACCGCCGCGGGAGGTAAATAATCATGAGCGCCAGCAGCAAAATCAGCGGCCGCATCCGCCGCAAACTCAGGATCCGCAAAAAAATCACCGGCACCCAGGAGCGCCCGCGCCTGACGATCTACCGCAGCCTGAAGCACATCTATGCCCAGGTGATCGACGACAGCACCGGCCGCACCCTGGTCTCGGCTTCGACCAACGAAAAGGGCCAGCCCGAGGGGCGCCGCAACAAGGTCAGTGCGACCGACTTGGGCAAGCGCATCGCCGAGAAGGCCAAGTCGGCGCAAGTAGAGAAGGTTGTCTTCGACCGCAACGGATACATCTATCACGGCTGCGTGAAGGCCTTCGCCGACGCCGCCCGC encodes:
- a CDS encoding 50S ribosomal protein L18, with the translated sequence MSASSKISGRIRRKLRIRKKITGTQERPRLTIYRSLKHIYAQVIDDSTGRTLVSASTNEKGQPEGRRNKVSATDLGKRIAEKAKSAQVEKVVFDRNGYIYHGCVKAFADAAREAGLQF